GCCCCGATACTCACACACCAGAGCCACCCAACAAGGTAAAGGAGGGCCCGGTGCGAGCGCCGTTTTCGCGGCGCGATTTTCGCGTTCTCGTCGCGGCTCGGGGCGCTAGACGAGTTCGATGACCGCCATCTCTGCGTTGTCGCCGCGGCGGGGGCCGATCTTGACGATGCGGGTGTAGCCGCCGGGCCGTCCCTGGTACCTCGGGGCGACCTCGTCGAACAGCTTGGTGACCACCTCTAGGTCCGACAGGTCCTTGAGCACGAGGCGGCGGGAATGGAGATCGCCGCGCCGGGCCTTGGTGATGATCTTCTCGACATAGGGGCGGAGCACCTTGGCCCTGGTCAGGGTGGTGGTGATCTGCTCGTCCCAGATCAGGGACTGGGCGAGGTTCGCCAGCATGGCCTTCTGGTGGGCGGGGTCACCGCCCAGGCGCTTGCCCTTCCTCGGTCTGGGCATCGGCTAACTGTTCCTGTCCCGTGAGGCAGCGATACCGAGCCCTAGCTCGTCGAGCTTGGCGATCACTTCCTCGAGGCTCTTCTGCCCGAAGTTGGTCATGTCAAGAAGGTCTTCGCGGGTCTGCTTGGTGAGCTCGCCCACGGTGTTGATCTGGGCGCGCCTCAGGCAGTTGCGGGGACGCTCCGAGAGATCTAGGGCCTCGACCGGCAGGTCAAGGTCCTGCGAGACGGTCTCGACCACGGCCACGTCACCCAGCTCCAGACCGATGCCCTCGCCCACATCGGCGAACAGGCTGAGGAGCTCGCGCAGGGTCTTGCCGGCGGACGAGAGCGCCTCGCTCGGCTCCAGCGAGCCGTCGGTCTCGATGTCGATCTCCAGGCGATCGAAGTTGGTCATCTGGCCGACCTGCGTGTTGTCGACCCGGTAGGAGACGTTGCGGACCGGGGAGAAAATGGCATCGATCGGGATCATGCCGATGGCATCGTTCCGGTCCGAGACCGCGGTGCGATAACCCACTCCCTGCTCCACGACCATCTCCGCCTCGAAGTGGACACCCTCCTCCAGAGTGGCGAGGTGCAGGTCCCGGCTGACGATCTCCACCCCGGTCGGGGCTTCGAGATCGGCCGCCGTCACCGCACCCGGACCCGTGGCCGACAGCCGGAGCGTGAGCGGCTCGGGGTCGGTCATTCGCACCACCAGGCGCTTGATGTTCAGGATGATGTCGACCACATCCTCCTTGACGCCCTTGACGGTGGTGAACTCGTGGTAGATGTCGTCCATCCTTATCGAGGACACCGCGGCACCGGGTATCCGAGAGAGCAGCGTCCGCCTGAGGGTGTTGCCGAGCGTGTAGCCGAAACCCGGCTCCAAAGGCTCGATCACGAACCGGGCACGGGTCTCGTTGAGCGGCATCATCTCGATCTGTGGACGCTGAACAACCAACGCTTGCAAGGTTTCTTCCCCTAAGTCTCGAGGGTCACTTCTAGTCAGAGAATGCGTATCGGGCAGGCAATGAGATGGCGAAGGGCACGGCTACCGGACGAGCCTCACCTGGAGTACAGCTCGACAACCAGCTGCTCCCGCACCGCCGTGTCGATCTGGGTTCGGCTCGGGACGTCGATCACCTGGACGCGCCGCTCGTCGAGGCTGACCTCCAGCCACTCCGGAACCCGGCGGTCGCCGGCCGTATCCGCGGCATGGCGGATCACGATTATCTCCCTGGACTTGGGCTTCACCGTCACCATGTCTCCGGCCCGCACCCGGTAGGAGGGAATGTCCACCTTGTGGCCGTTGACCTGGAAATGGCCGTGGTTGACGAGCTGGCGGGCCTGGGGACGTGTCCTGGCCAGGCCAGACCGGTACACCACGTTGTCGAGG
The genomic region above belongs to bacterium and contains:
- the rpsD gene encoding 30S ribosomal protein S4; its protein translation is MARYLGPRTRKSRRLGQLLDDNKSKYFDRRPYPPGEHGRRRGRRSNDSDYLHQLREKQKMRQIYGILERQFRRYYQEAARLKGITGDNLLQILECRLDNVVYRSGLARTRPQARQLVNHGHFQVNGHKVDIPSYRVRAGDMVTVKPKSREIIVIRHAADTAGDRRVPEWLEVSLDERRVQVIDVPSRTQIDTAVREQLVVELYSR
- a CDS encoding DNA-directed RNA polymerase subunit alpha, encoding MQALVVQRPQIEMMPLNETRARFVIEPLEPGFGYTLGNTLRRTLLSRIPGAAVSSIRMDDIYHEFTTVKGVKEDVVDIILNIKRLVVRMTDPEPLTLRLSATGPGAVTAADLEAPTGVEIVSRDLHLATLEEGVHFEAEMVVEQGVGYRTAVSDRNDAIGMIPIDAIFSPVRNVSYRVDNTQVGQMTNFDRLEIDIETDGSLEPSEALSSAGKTLRELLSLFADVGEGIGLELGDVAVVETVSQDLDLPVEALDLSERPRNCLRRAQINTVGELTKQTREDLLDMTNFGQKSLEEVIAKLDELGLGIAASRDRNS